One window of Candidatus Methylomirabilota bacterium genomic DNA carries:
- a CDS encoding thiolase family protein, translating to MSDAVIVGAVRTAVGKKNGKLAGVRPDDLLADTLKALVERVKVDPREIEDVVVGCVDQVGEQGFNIARNAALIAGFPVDVCGTTLDRMCGSGQQAANFAAMGVMSGQYECVIAGGIENMSRVPMGSNGSGPGDGPLSPRLQALYDIIPQGLSAEMIAERWGLKREELDELSAGSHEKAGRAIAEGRFKREIVPITLADGSVFDTDEGVRVPVNREKMASLAPSFKPDGVVTAANSSQISDGAAALLITSEARAKALGLKPRARIVATALAGVDPTIMLTGPIPATQRVLKKAGMKLDQIDCFEINEAFASVVLAWERELHPDMTRVNVNGGAIALGHPLGCSGAKLMTTLLHELERTKKRYGLQTMCIGFGQGIATIIERL from the coding sequence ATGAGCGATGCGGTGATCGTCGGTGCGGTGCGGACCGCGGTGGGCAAGAAGAACGGCAAGCTGGCCGGGGTGCGCCCCGACGACCTGCTGGCCGATACCCTGAAGGCGCTGGTGGAGCGCGTGAAGGTCGACCCTCGTGAGATCGAGGACGTGGTGGTGGGCTGCGTGGACCAGGTGGGCGAGCAGGGGTTCAACATCGCCCGCAACGCCGCGCTCATCGCCGGCTTCCCGGTGGACGTCTGCGGCACCACGCTGGACCGGATGTGCGGCTCCGGTCAGCAGGCGGCCAACTTCGCGGCCATGGGCGTGATGTCCGGTCAGTACGAGTGCGTGATCGCGGGCGGCATCGAGAACATGAGCCGGGTCCCCATGGGCTCCAACGGCAGCGGTCCCGGCGACGGCCCGCTGTCCCCGCGGCTGCAGGCCCTCTACGACATCATCCCGCAGGGGCTCTCCGCGGAGATGATCGCGGAGCGGTGGGGCCTCAAGCGCGAGGAGCTGGACGAGCTCTCGGCGGGCAGCCACGAGAAGGCGGGCCGGGCCATCGCGGAGGGACGGTTCAAGCGGGAGATCGTGCCCATCACGCTGGCCGACGGCAGCGTGTTCGACACCGACGAGGGGGTGCGGGTGCCGGTGAACCGGGAGAAGATGGCGTCGCTGGCCCCGTCCTTCAAGCCGGACGGCGTGGTCACCGCGGCCAACTCCTCGCAGATCTCGGACGGCGCCGCCGCGCTGCTGATCACGTCGGAGGCGCGGGCCAAGGCCCTGGGGCTCAAGCCGCGCGCGCGCATCGTGGCCACCGCGCTGGCCGGAGTGGATCCGACCATCATGCTCACCGGCCCGATCCCGGCCACCCAGCGGGTGCTGAAGAAGGCGGGGATGAAGCTCGACCAGATCGATTGCTTCGAGATCAACGAGGCCTTCGCCTCGGTGGTGCTGGCGTGGGAGCGCGAGCTGCATCCGGACATGACCCGCGTCAACGTCAACGGCGGGGCGATCGCCCTCGGCCACCCGCTCGGCTGCTCGGGCGCCAAGCTGATGACCACCCTGCTGCACGAGCTCGAGCGCACCAAGAAGCGCTACGGCCTGCAGACGATGTGCATCGGGTTCGGCCAGGGCATCGCGACGATCATCGAGCGCTTGTAG